A genomic region of Microbacterium schleiferi contains the following coding sequences:
- a CDS encoding ATP-binding cassette domain-containing protein: protein MTDATDLPDESSGESGETPGEGSAQKSTAPRAPRAPRKTSTSRTSAAKSSGSAGRTPRKPAAKRPASPRTRPATAAKKAAAAAETPADSAEAPAVDTTTPVDPALESALESVKASEIGEATDSAHEAEAVPEAEADTDAPEADTDAADDGSDAPDTAAEATDADEPSDGAEPTDGAESADADEPMDAAEQALATITGATEIVPVDAEPAPALVLRDIRKSFGDLQALDGISLEVPVGSFYGLVGPNGAGKTTTLSIIAGLLRADSGAISIAGVDAAAKPLAAKRLMGVLPDRFRTFDRLTGRQLLYYYGTLRGLPPAEVDRRTTDLARAFDLTESLGRVVSDYSAGMSKKIMLAGALIHSPRVLVLDEPFEAVDPVSSAAILDILQAYVAHGGTVILSSHGMELVERVCSRVAVIVAGALVAEGTVDEVRGEGSLEERFVELVGGAGELEGLEWLHTFSD from the coding sequence GTGACTGACGCGACGGATCTTCCCGACGAGTCCTCCGGCGAGTCCGGCGAGACCCCGGGGGAGGGATCCGCACAGAAGTCGACAGCGCCGCGCGCACCCCGCGCACCTCGTAAGACGTCGACGTCGCGCACCTCCGCCGCCAAGTCGTCGGGCTCCGCTGGTCGGACGCCCCGCAAACCTGCGGCGAAACGGCCTGCGTCGCCGCGCACCCGCCCGGCGACCGCCGCGAAGAAGGCAGCGGCCGCGGCCGAGACGCCAGCCGATTCCGCTGAGGCGCCCGCGGTCGACACGACGACGCCGGTCGACCCTGCGCTGGAGTCCGCCCTGGAGTCCGTGAAAGCCAGTGAAATCGGCGAGGCGACTGACTCTGCCCACGAGGCGGAAGCAGTCCCCGAGGCCGAGGCCGATACCGACGCCCCCGAAGCCGATACCGACGCCGCCGACGACGGATCTGACGCGCCCGACACGGCTGCCGAGGCAACGGATGCTGACGAGCCGAGCGATGGGGCAGAGCCGACGGATGGGGCAGAGTCGGCGGACGCTGACGAGCCCATGGATGCCGCAGAGCAAGCGCTCGCGACGATCACGGGAGCCACCGAGATCGTGCCCGTCGATGCGGAGCCCGCGCCCGCGCTCGTGCTGCGCGACATCCGGAAGTCCTTCGGCGACCTCCAGGCGCTGGATGGGATCAGCCTCGAGGTCCCTGTCGGCAGCTTCTACGGGCTCGTGGGGCCCAACGGTGCGGGCAAGACGACGACCCTCTCGATCATCGCGGGACTGCTTCGCGCCGACTCCGGTGCGATCTCGATCGCGGGAGTGGATGCCGCGGCCAAGCCGCTGGCTGCCAAGCGGCTCATGGGTGTGCTGCCCGACCGGTTCCGCACCTTCGACCGGCTGACCGGCCGTCAGCTGCTCTACTACTACGGCACCCTGCGCGGTCTGCCGCCGGCCGAGGTCGATCGCCGCACGACGGATCTTGCGCGCGCGTTCGATCTCACCGAGTCGCTGGGCCGCGTTGTGTCTGACTACTCGGCGGGCATGTCCAAGAAGATCATGCTCGCAGGCGCCCTGATCCACTCGCCGCGTGTGCTTGTCCTCGATGAGCCGTTCGAAGCCGTCGACCCCGTGTCCAGCGCCGCAATTCTCGACATCCTGCAGGCGTACGTCGCTCATGGGGGCACCGTGATCCTCTCGAGCCACGGGATGGAGCTGGTCGAGCGGGTGTGCTCGCGCGTCGCCGTCATCGTCGCGGGCGCTCTCGTCGCCGAAGGCACGGTCGACGAGGTGCGCGGCGAGGGCAGCCTCGAGGAGCGCTTCGTGGAGCTCGTCGGCGGGGCAGGCGAGCTGGAGGGCCTCGAGTGGTTGCACACGTTCTCCGACTGA
- a CDS encoding S1C family serine protease, whose amino-acid sequence MSTENTAEPADHEQSADQQGPADTTAGTDAAAQAGATQPTEPLPPAPEATPLAMPVGAAPSAGATTSPTWAPPAAGTHHPHSPYAQAPYTAPSASGQYAFAPATPAAPRVKVGAGKVAGIIVAAALVGGAAGLGGAYAGVAMFAPETVTTASGPANVTVNDTSSVTQTTGIATKVLPSVVTIEATSSNGGGTGSGVVLTSDGYVVTNTHVVTLDGATSDAKVRVTTADGRVYDAEVVGTDPTYDLAVIKLVGAEDLTPIEFADSSALNVGDQTVAVGAPLGLSNTVTTGIVSALNRSIQISSSAPPKADESAPNSEGQGTEGPFYFDFGQGGRQSAGPTQSISIAVIQTDAAINPGNSGGALVDSDGRLIGINVAIASAGGSSGQAGSIGVGFSIPSNVVDRVTQEIIETGSATHGLLGASVQDAAMIQDSTITGAYVAEVTGGGAAQRGGLQAGDIVTGFNGVPISDATDLTAQVRAAAAGSDATVTFVRDGKTRTIEVTLGQLGS is encoded by the coding sequence ATGAGCACCGAGAACACCGCAGAGCCCGCCGACCACGAGCAGTCCGCTGACCAGCAGGGACCCGCTGACACCACCGCGGGGACCGACGCCGCCGCGCAGGCCGGGGCGACGCAGCCGACTGAACCGTTGCCGCCGGCGCCGGAGGCAACCCCTCTGGCCATGCCCGTCGGTGCAGCGCCGTCCGCGGGAGCCACGACGTCGCCGACGTGGGCTCCGCCCGCGGCAGGGACGCACCACCCGCATTCCCCGTACGCGCAGGCCCCCTACACGGCCCCGAGCGCGTCGGGGCAGTACGCTTTCGCTCCCGCCACCCCTGCTGCGCCGCGCGTCAAGGTCGGTGCCGGGAAAGTCGCCGGCATCATCGTTGCTGCTGCACTCGTCGGTGGCGCCGCAGGCCTCGGCGGCGCCTACGCCGGCGTCGCGATGTTCGCCCCCGAGACCGTGACGACGGCATCCGGTCCCGCCAACGTCACGGTCAACGACACCTCATCGGTCACCCAGACCACGGGGATCGCGACAAAGGTGCTCCCGAGCGTCGTGACCATCGAGGCGACCTCGTCCAACGGCGGCGGAACAGGCTCCGGTGTCGTCCTGACCTCCGACGGCTACGTCGTCACGAACACCCACGTCGTCACCCTGGATGGTGCGACCAGCGACGCGAAAGTCCGGGTCACGACCGCGGACGGACGCGTCTATGACGCCGAGGTCGTCGGTACCGACCCGACGTACGACCTCGCCGTGATCAAGCTCGTCGGCGCAGAGGACCTGACGCCGATCGAGTTCGCCGACTCGTCAGCGCTCAACGTCGGCGACCAGACCGTGGCCGTCGGCGCTCCGTTGGGGCTGTCGAACACGGTCACCACGGGAATCGTCAGCGCGCTGAACCGGTCGATCCAGATCTCGTCGTCTGCCCCGCCCAAGGCAGACGAGAGTGCCCCGAACTCCGAAGGCCAAGGCACGGAGGGGCCGTTCTACTTCGACTTCGGTCAGGGGGGTCGCCAGAGCGCTGGACCCACCCAGTCGATCTCGATCGCTGTCATCCAGACGGATGCTGCCATCAACCCCGGAAACTCCGGTGGCGCCCTCGTCGACTCCGACGGTCGCCTCATCGGCATCAACGTCGCCATCGCGTCTGCGGGTGGCTCCTCCGGCCAGGCTGGCTCGATCGGGGTCGGATTCTCGATCCCCTCGAACGTCGTCGATCGCGTGACGCAGGAGATCATCGAGACCGGCTCGGCAACGCACGGTCTGCTCGGGGCCAGCGTGCAGGATGCGGCAATGATCCAGGATTCGACGATCACCGGCGCCTACGTCGCCGAGGTCACGGGCGGCGGAGCTGCTCAGCGCGGCGGCCTGCAGGCCGGCGACATCGTGACGGGCTTCAACGGTGTGCCGATCTCGGATGCGACCGACCTCACCGCCCAGGTGCGGGCGGCTGCGGCCGGAAGCGATGCCACGGTGACCTTCGTCCGCGATGGCAAGACCCGCACGATCGAGGTCACCCTCGGGCAGCTCGGGTCGTAA
- a CDS encoding carbon-nitrogen hydrolase family protein produces the protein MPAPAVAVAIAQFAPSVDSEANARQIDRMAGVAAERGAKLVVFPEYSSFFVDPFDEALARHAQSLDGPFVTALHQTAERTGAVIVAGLIETASNPAKVRNAVVAVGPSGVLAVYRKLHLYDAFGHRESDWVEAGEIAPPQTFEVGGLRWGLMTCYDLRFPEVARTLADAGVHGILVPAAWVRGPLKEFQWQTLLAARAIENTVFVAAADHPPPLGVGASLVLDPQGVAIAGIGTGTDVAVGYADPDVVDRVRRVNPALQLRRFEVAPRA, from the coding sequence ATGCCGGCACCGGCCGTTGCCGTTGCGATCGCGCAGTTCGCGCCGTCTGTCGATAGCGAGGCCAACGCCCGCCAGATCGATCGGATGGCCGGCGTGGCGGCGGAGCGCGGCGCGAAGCTCGTGGTCTTCCCCGAGTACTCCAGCTTCTTCGTGGACCCGTTCGACGAAGCACTCGCGCGCCACGCGCAGAGCCTTGACGGGCCCTTCGTCACCGCGCTCCACCAGACCGCAGAGCGCACCGGTGCCGTGATCGTCGCGGGGCTCATCGAGACGGCAAGCAACCCGGCGAAGGTGCGCAATGCCGTCGTGGCCGTCGGGCCGAGCGGTGTGCTCGCGGTGTACCGCAAGCTCCATCTCTACGACGCGTTCGGACACCGCGAGTCGGACTGGGTCGAGGCGGGCGAGATCGCGCCGCCGCAGACTTTCGAGGTCGGCGGCCTGCGCTGGGGGCTCATGACCTGCTACGACCTGCGATTCCCCGAGGTCGCACGAACGCTCGCGGATGCCGGTGTGCACGGCATCCTCGTTCCTGCCGCGTGGGTGCGTGGTCCGCTCAAGGAGTTCCAGTGGCAGACGCTGCTGGCGGCGCGGGCCATCGAGAACACCGTGTTCGTCGCGGCAGCCGACCATCCGCCGCCGCTCGGTGTCGGAGCTTCCCTCGTGCTCGACCCGCAGGGCGTGGCGATCGCCGGGATCGGGACGGGCACGGATGTCGCCGTCGGCTACGCGGATCCGGATGTCGTCGACCGGGTTCGGCGGGTCAATCCCGCCCTCCAGCTGCGTCGTTTTGAGGTCGCACCGCGCGCGTGA
- a CDS encoding MarR family winged helix-turn-helix transcriptional regulator produces MTTPWVPQTPHQQAVLDVLLNIRALNDAMDRMNGGMKDDMDMNATDLAALRMMIVREQRGEPVSPHEVAKHLRISTASTTKLIDRLETAGYIERHPHPRDRRARILTLTAHSRATFFRHFSEHLEQMRQVTEPYTEDELRLIGKYLADLGQAIDPA; encoded by the coding sequence ATGACCACGCCGTGGGTTCCGCAGACTCCGCACCAGCAAGCGGTGCTGGACGTGTTGCTGAACATCCGTGCGCTCAATGATGCCATGGACCGTATGAACGGCGGCATGAAAGACGACATGGACATGAACGCGACCGATCTCGCAGCTCTTCGCATGATGATCGTGCGTGAGCAGCGGGGCGAGCCGGTGAGCCCGCACGAGGTCGCAAAGCACCTGCGGATATCGACCGCATCAACCACCAAACTGATCGACCGGCTCGAGACGGCCGGTTACATCGAACGCCACCCGCATCCCCGTGACCGCCGTGCGCGCATCCTGACCTTGACAGCGCACTCGCGGGCTACCTTCTTCCGCCACTTTTCCGAGCACCTCGAGCAGATGCGACAGGTGACCGAGCCGTACACCGAGGACGAGCTGAGGCTCATCGGGAAGTACTTGGCCGACCTCGGCCAGGCGATCGACCCGGCCTGA
- the idi gene encoding isopentenyl-diphosphate Delta-isomerase → MTDGDHVVLLDDEGNPVGTAPKSSVHGTETALHLAFSCHVLNAEGQVLVTRRALDKKTWPGVWTNSFCGHPRPAEPLLSAVQRRGEFELGIRVTDIELALPLFRYRAVDAGGIVENEICPVYIARTDDEVAPNPHEVVEARWVDPDELGSSLVTTPWAFSPWLVLQSQQLRLFESPQLQRRAS, encoded by the coding sequence ATGACGGATGGCGACCATGTGGTGTTGCTGGATGACGAGGGCAATCCGGTAGGGACCGCCCCCAAAAGCAGCGTGCACGGCACCGAGACCGCACTTCATCTTGCCTTCTCGTGCCACGTCCTCAACGCCGAAGGCCAGGTTCTCGTCACGCGCCGCGCGCTGGACAAGAAGACGTGGCCCGGGGTGTGGACCAACTCGTTCTGCGGTCACCCCCGCCCTGCCGAGCCGCTGCTGTCGGCCGTGCAACGTCGCGGCGAATTCGAGCTCGGCATCCGTGTGACCGACATCGAACTGGCGCTTCCGCTGTTCCGGTACCGCGCCGTCGACGCGGGCGGAATCGTCGAGAACGAGATCTGCCCGGTCTACATCGCACGCACCGACGACGAGGTGGCACCAAATCCCCACGAGGTGGTGGAAGCCCGCTGGGTGGACCCCGATGAGCTCGGCTCGTCGCTGGTGACCACACCCTGGGCCTTCAGCCCGTGGCTCGTCCTCCAGTCACAGCAACTTCGCCTCTTCGAATCACCGCAGCTGCAGCGACGAGCGTCATGA
- a CDS encoding polyprenyl synthetase family protein produces the protein MIPDAARIAVDTAIDDALARLADRATTHGESMSALTAAVSNATAGGKRLRPQLVVASFLAVGGDLERAPGLSSVAAAFELLHSAFVIHDDVIDHDVTRRGVPNVAGRFRIRAKAQGADARGAALLGDAAAILAGDLLLHEATRMVALADVPDTQRARLLDLLDDAVFVSAAGELADVENSVTPDLAEQADILAATYNKTAVYSFTAPLCAGAILAGAPSPWIADLERIGGSLGLAFQLVDDLIGAFGTAEQAGKDAGSDLRESKRTPLIALARESAQWPLVTSTLAVAHTGPIAVRQAQSALEASGARERLHQLIAENLADVRRRASRSTLPPRAVTLADTLAAAVEERIP, from the coding sequence ATGATCCCCGACGCCGCTCGAATCGCCGTCGACACCGCAATCGACGACGCTCTCGCGCGACTGGCCGACCGGGCAACGACACACGGAGAGTCGATGTCGGCGCTCACCGCGGCCGTGAGCAACGCTACCGCCGGGGGCAAACGGCTGCGACCACAGCTTGTCGTTGCCTCCTTTCTCGCCGTCGGAGGCGACCTGGAGCGCGCGCCCGGATTGTCGTCGGTCGCCGCCGCGTTCGAACTGCTGCACAGCGCGTTCGTGATCCATGACGACGTCATCGATCACGATGTGACCCGACGCGGTGTCCCGAACGTGGCAGGTCGGTTCCGCATCCGGGCCAAGGCTCAGGGAGCCGACGCCCGCGGCGCGGCACTGCTCGGCGACGCAGCAGCGATCCTCGCCGGTGACCTGCTGCTCCATGAAGCGACCCGAATGGTCGCGCTGGCCGATGTCCCCGATACCCAGCGCGCTCGGCTGCTCGACCTTCTCGACGATGCGGTCTTCGTCTCCGCTGCCGGTGAACTCGCCGACGTCGAGAACAGCGTCACGCCCGATCTCGCGGAGCAGGCCGACATCCTCGCTGCCACCTACAACAAGACGGCGGTGTACTCGTTCACTGCCCCGCTGTGCGCGGGCGCGATTCTCGCCGGCGCCCCCTCACCGTGGATAGCCGACCTCGAGCGCATCGGCGGCTCCCTCGGCCTCGCGTTCCAGCTGGTGGACGATCTCATCGGCGCGTTCGGCACGGCAGAGCAAGCAGGGAAGGACGCGGGAAGCGACCTGCGCGAGTCGAAGCGCACACCACTGATCGCCCTCGCTCGCGAGAGCGCACAGTGGCCGCTCGTGACCAGCACGCTCGCGGTGGCGCACACGGGACCGATCGCGGTGCGGCAAGCCCAATCCGCTCTCGAAGCCAGCGGCGCCCGCGAACGGCTGCACCAGCTCATCGCCGAGAATCTCGCGGATGTGCGCCGACGCGCATCCCGCTCGACACTCCCGCCCCGGGCGGTAACGCTCGCCGACACGCTCGCAGCGGCGGTGGAGGAGCGGATTCCGTGA
- a CDS encoding phytoene/squalene synthase family protein: MSHQPTGIALYDTAADDAAAAVIAAYSTSFGMATRLLGPRARTHVRNIYALVRVADEIVDGPAMEAGLDAAGAATLLDALHDETMAAIDRRFSSNLVVHAFARTARECVIGADLIDPFFASMRTDLTVATHDDASHDSYVYGSAEVVGLMCLQVFVNADQVPPPGASSELVDGARRLGAAFQDVNFLRDLDHDEAALGRDYLGIATGDHDREAVLDRIDADLAAAAAVIPQLPADCRRAVTAAHDLFAELSRRLRADPAPTARVRVPDIVKAGLIARALVGAAPRRTSP, encoded by the coding sequence GTGAGTCACCAGCCGACAGGGATCGCGCTCTATGACACAGCCGCCGACGATGCTGCGGCAGCGGTGATCGCGGCGTACTCGACCTCGTTCGGCATGGCCACGCGCCTTCTCGGGCCGCGTGCGCGCACGCACGTGCGCAATATCTATGCGCTCGTTCGCGTCGCCGATGAGATCGTCGACGGTCCTGCCATGGAAGCGGGACTGGATGCCGCGGGCGCCGCCACGCTGCTGGACGCTTTGCACGACGAGACGATGGCCGCGATCGACCGACGCTTCAGCAGCAACCTCGTCGTGCACGCCTTTGCGCGAACGGCCCGCGAGTGCGTCATCGGAGCAGACCTCATCGATCCGTTCTTCGCCTCGATGCGAACTGACCTCACCGTTGCCACCCACGATGACGCCTCCCACGACTCGTACGTCTACGGATCGGCCGAGGTCGTCGGGCTCATGTGTCTGCAGGTCTTCGTCAACGCCGACCAGGTCCCCCCGCCCGGCGCTTCGTCAGAGCTCGTCGACGGCGCACGGCGCCTGGGCGCGGCCTTCCAGGATGTCAACTTCCTGCGCGACCTCGACCACGACGAGGCCGCTCTCGGCCGTGACTACCTCGGGATCGCGACCGGCGATCACGACCGCGAGGCCGTCCTCGACCGCATCGACGCTGACCTGGCAGCGGCAGCCGCTGTCATCCCCCAGCTGCCCGCTGATTGCCGTCGCGCCGTGACAGCAGCACACGATCTGTTCGCTGAGCTGTCGCGGCGATTGCGCGCCGATCCCGCACCGACCGCGCGGGTGCGGGTCCCCGATATCGTCAAGGCAGGGCTCATCGCCCGTGCCCTGGTGGGCGCCGCGCCGCGCCGAACCAGCCCCTGA
- a CDS encoding lycopene cyclase domain-containing protein: MPGLYLLAILVSAAGIAVIDARWRLAAFAAPVRTLAAVAIGVMFFLAWDAVGIMTRAFIKGGSSLFVGIDLAPELPLEEPFFLAFLCYLGLVLYAAALRYLDARAARTGTDEAVSDR; this comes from the coding sequence ATGCCCGGGCTGTATCTGCTCGCGATCCTCGTCTCTGCTGCGGGAATCGCGGTCATCGACGCGCGGTGGCGCCTGGCAGCCTTCGCCGCTCCCGTGCGCACGCTCGCTGCCGTCGCGATCGGGGTCATGTTCTTCCTCGCATGGGATGCCGTCGGCATCATGACCCGCGCCTTCATCAAGGGCGGCAGCAGCCTGTTCGTCGGCATCGACCTCGCACCCGAGCTTCCCCTGGAAGAGCCGTTCTTCCTCGCCTTCCTGTGCTACCTCGGGCTCGTCCTCTACGCCGCTGCGCTGCGCTACCTCGACGCCCGCGCCGCGCGCACGGGTACGGATGAGGCGGTGAGCGACCGATGA
- a CDS encoding lycopene cyclase domain-containing protein codes for MTYALIIIPFALLTLVVTLLSMTQPGMKQRMLASTISAAILVVLTAIFDNVIISAGLVAYPEGTSSGIRIGVAPIEDFSYAICAAYLVPAVYVLLPKARSGAPREHR; via the coding sequence ATGACGTACGCGCTCATCATCATTCCGTTCGCCCTGCTGACTCTCGTCGTCACGCTGCTGTCGATGACCCAGCCGGGGATGAAACAGCGCATGCTCGCATCGACGATCAGTGCGGCAATTCTCGTGGTCCTCACCGCCATCTTCGACAACGTGATCATCTCTGCGGGGCTCGTCGCCTACCCCGAGGGCACCTCGAGCGGCATCCGTATCGGGGTCGCCCCGATCGAGGACTTCTCGTACGCGATCTGCGCCGCCTACCTCGTGCCGGCCGTGTACGTCCTGCTGCCGAAGGCGCGCTCTGGAGCCCCGCGTGAGCACCGCTGA
- a CDS encoding prenyltransferase translates to MSTAEPALGPGRVIRELFVSSRPVSWINTAYPFAAAYLLTTRQIDATLVIGTLFFLIPYNLAMYGINDVFDYESDLRNPRKGGAHGAVLDRRMHAITLWAAGLSCVPFVVYLAIVGSPLSWLVLALSLFFVVFYSAPPLRLKERPFADSVTSSIHFFSPAVYGLVLAGATWTWQLGLIILAFALWGVASHAFGAVQDVVADREAGISSIATARGARWTVRFALTCYALSGLVMLGTAWPGPLAAIAAIPYLVAVWPYRAIRDADAERATVGWRRFLWINQFAGFVVTLLLIWWWILTA, encoded by the coding sequence GTGAGCACCGCTGAACCGGCGCTCGGACCCGGGCGGGTGATCCGGGAACTGTTCGTCTCGTCGCGTCCGGTGAGCTGGATCAACACTGCCTACCCGTTCGCGGCGGCCTACCTGCTCACGACCCGGCAGATCGACGCGACGCTCGTCATCGGAACCCTCTTCTTCCTCATCCCCTACAACCTGGCGATGTACGGGATCAACGACGTCTTCGACTACGAGTCAGACCTGCGCAATCCCCGCAAGGGGGGCGCGCACGGCGCGGTGCTCGATCGCCGGATGCACGCCATCACGCTGTGGGCAGCTGGCTTGTCCTGCGTACCGTTCGTGGTCTATCTCGCGATCGTCGGGTCGCCGCTGTCGTGGCTCGTGCTCGCTCTGAGCCTGTTCTTCGTCGTGTTCTACAGCGCTCCGCCGCTGCGCTTGAAGGAGCGACCGTTCGCCGATTCGGTGACCAGCAGCATCCACTTCTTTTCGCCGGCCGTCTACGGCCTCGTCTTGGCCGGCGCCACCTGGACGTGGCAGCTCGGGCTCATCATCCTTGCCTTTGCTCTGTGGGGTGTCGCCTCGCACGCCTTCGGCGCGGTCCAGGATGTCGTGGCCGACCGCGAGGCTGGGATCTCGTCGATCGCCACCGCCCGCGGTGCACGGTGGACCGTGCGGTTCGCCCTGACCTGCTACGCCCTCTCGGGTCTTGTCATGCTCGGCACGGCGTGGCCGGGCCCGCTGGCGGCAATCGCCGCGATCCCCTACCTGGTTGCGGTGTGGCCGTACCGGGCGATCCGCGACGCCGATGCCGAGCGGGCAACCGTCGGATGGCGCCGATTCCTGTGGATCAACCAGTTCGCCGGCTTCGTCGTGACGCTGCTGCTGATCTGGTGGTGGATCCTCACCGCCTGA
- a CDS encoding PDZ domain-containing protein: MVALLALLAMSFLPTAYVIQLPGPVYNTLGTVTTSDGEDVPLIEVSGAETYPTSGALDLLTVQIAGSRERPPSWFDLAVAWFDPSRAVVPIDAVFPDGQTSEQRSEQSAALMVDSQEEATAAALTELGYDVGTQVTVVSVGEDAAARGILEEGDVVLRADGDPVTDASALREQVQLSEGGPLSLDILRDGEPMTVEVTPAATTVDGQTLWIIGITLITNYDFPIDVTIQLNNVGGPSAGMMFALGIMDTLTPGNLNGGQNVAGTGTITADGTVGPIGGIQQKLWGASRADADYFLAPAANCPEVVGEIPGDLEVFSVATLDDALTALDVISSGGDVSQLPTCG, translated from the coding sequence GTGGTCGCACTGCTTGCACTGCTGGCGATGTCGTTTCTGCCGACCGCCTATGTCATTCAGCTTCCCGGCCCGGTGTACAACACCCTCGGCACCGTCACCACGAGCGATGGTGAGGATGTTCCGCTCATCGAGGTCTCGGGTGCCGAGACCTATCCGACCTCCGGTGCCCTGGATCTGCTGACTGTTCAGATCGCGGGAAGCCGCGAGCGTCCACCCTCGTGGTTCGATCTCGCGGTCGCCTGGTTCGACCCCTCGCGCGCCGTCGTGCCGATCGACGCGGTCTTTCCGGACGGTCAGACCAGCGAGCAGCGCAGCGAGCAATCCGCCGCGCTCATGGTCGACTCCCAGGAGGAGGCGACGGCTGCCGCGCTGACCGAGCTCGGCTACGACGTCGGGACGCAGGTCACGGTCGTCTCCGTCGGCGAGGATGCTGCAGCACGCGGAATCCTGGAGGAAGGCGATGTCGTCCTGCGCGCCGACGGCGATCCGGTCACGGATGCCTCGGCGCTGCGCGAGCAGGTCCAGCTGAGCGAGGGCGGTCCGCTGAGTCTTGACATCCTGCGCGACGGCGAACCGATGACGGTCGAGGTCACGCCGGCTGCCACCACCGTGGATGGGCAGACGCTGTGGATCATCGGGATCACGCTCATCACCAACTACGACTTCCCGATTGATGTCACGATCCAGCTCAACAACGTCGGGGGCCCGAGTGCGGGCATGATGTTCGCGCTCGGGATCATGGACACCCTGACCCCGGGAAATCTCAACGGCGGTCAGAACGTCGCCGGCACGGGCACGATCACCGCCGACGGGACTGTCGGGCCGATCGGCGGCATCCAGCAGAAGCTGTGGGGCGCCTCCCGTGCAGACGCCGACTACTTCCTGGCGCCGGCTGCCAACTGTCCGGAGGTCGTGGGTGAGATTCCCGGCGACCTCGAGGTCTTCTCGGTCGCGACCCTCGATGATGCACTGACGGCCCTCGACGTCATCAGCTCGGGCGGCGACGTGTCGCAGCTGCCGACGTGCGGCTGA